In the genome of Lysobacter sp. 5GHs7-4, the window TTCCCGCCTTCGCGGGAATGACGGCAAAAAGAACGACGCCGCTAGGGCTACCGACTATTGGGCTCTTCTTGGTCGTCATTCCCGCGAAAGCGGGAATCCAGTGGCTTCAGGGCCATACGCGAATGACGGTTGATTTCCACTCGCTGGTCACGGCAAACGCAGTTGCCGTCTTTATTCGGGAGGGGCCGTTTCGCTAGCGGTCGCGCTGAAGTCCCTGGATTCCCGCCTTCGCGGGAATGACGGCAAAAAAGCACGAGCACGCAAGGGGCTGCGAGCCGACGGAGCGACGGAACCAACGGAACCCCCGCGATTTTCGTCATAATTGCCCCTATTCCATCAGGCGGCAGCCACTCATGCGCATCGGCCAAGGCTACGACGTTCACGCATTCGGCGATGGCGACCACGTCATGTTGGGCGGGGTGCGGGTGCCGCACGATCGCGGGGTGCTTGCGCATTCGGACGGCGACGTGGTGCTGCATGCGCTCTGCGACGCCATGCTCGGCGCGCTGGCGCTGGGCGATATCGGGCGGCATTTTCCGCCCAGCGACGAGCGCTGGCGCGGCGCCGACAGCCGTCGTTTCCTGCGCCACTGCAACGAACTGATCGGCGAGCGCGGCTACCGCGTCGGCAATGCCGACGTCACCGTGGTCTGCGAGCGGCCCAAGGTCGGTCCGCACGCGCTGGCGATGCGCGAGGCGATCGCGGCCGATCTGGGCATCGCGTTGGACGCGGTCAGCGTCAAGGCCACCACCAGCGAGCAGTTGGGTTTCACCGGCCGCGGCGAGGGCATCGCCGCGACCGCGATCTGCCTGCTGGTGCCGGCGTGAGCGCCGAGCCGGTCCTGGCGCGCGCCCATGGCGCGCCGGTGCTGCGCGCGCGCATCCGCGCAGTGGCCGAGGATTTTCAGGTCGAGGAACTGCCCGGCTTCGAGCCCAGCGGCAGCGGCGAGCATCTGCTGCTGACCGTCGAGAAGCGCGGCATGAACACCGCCTTCGCGGCCAAGCGGATCGCCGCCTGGGCCGGTGTCGGCGAGTTGGCGATCGGCTACGCCGGTCTCAAGGACCGCCATGCGCTGACTCGCCAGCGTTTCAGCGTGCATCTGCCCAAGCGCGTGGCGCCGGATCCGGCGACCCTGCACAGCGAAACCGAATCCGGCGAGCGCCTGCGCGTGCTCCAGAGCACCTGGCATGCCAAGAAACTGCCGCGCGGCGCGCTGGCCGGCAACCGCTTCGTGCTGACCCTGCGCGAGCTGGAAGGCGACCGCGACGCGATCGAAACCCGTCTGCGCGCGATCGCCGCGCGCGGCGTGCCCAATTACTTCGGCGAGCAGCGTTTCGGCCGCGACGGCGACAACGTCGCCAATGCGCTGGCGATGTTCGCCGGCAGGCGCATGCGGCGCGAGCAGCGCAGCCTGCTGTTGTCGGCGGCGCGCTCGGAACTGTTCAACCGGGTGCTGGCCGCGCGCGTGAGCGCGCAGTGCTGGGACCGGCCGCTGGACGGCGAGGTCTGGATGCTGGACGGAAGCCGCAGCGTGTTCGGCCCGGAGCCGTTCGACGACGCCCTGGCCGCACGGCTGGCCGCGTTCGACATCCATCCCAGCGGCCCGCTGTGGGGCCGCGGCGAGTTGCGCAGCCGCGATGCCGCGGCCCAGGCCGAGCTGGCCGCGCTGACCGGCGAGGACGCCGCCGCGTTGCGCGCGGGCCTGGAGCAGGCCGGCCTCAACCAGGAACGGCGCGCGCTGCGTCTGCAGCCCAAGGCGCTGGCTTGGCGTTGGCTCGACGGCGCCGCAGGCGACGCGCTGGAACTGGATTTCGTGCTGCCGGCGGGCGCCTATGCCACCGTCGTGCTCGCCGAGCTGGGCGAAATCGCTACGCTGATTCGGCCCTGATCGACCGTTCGTCGGAAAGCAACGGGCGGCACTGGTCGCTCCGAAACGCCGGCGTATACCGGAGGTGCGACCGGCAATGGTGCCGGGCGCTGCATGCCTCAGGAGACGGGAATATGAACGCGTCCTGGAAAGTCGCCCTGCTGTCGCTGTCCGTTCTGGGTCTGGCCGCCTGCGCCGGGCACAGCACCAAGAGCGCCTACGTGGCGCCGCAGAAAGCGCCGTCCATCATGGACAACGACGAGCTCTACATGGCCCAGGTGGAACGCATCGCGCGCCGCCGCGGCATCGATGTGACCTGGGTCAACGTGCCGCGCAAGCCGCTGGCCAAGCACACCGAGGATTGACCCTGCTCAGCGCCGCCTGACCGGCGGCGCGAGCAACACCAGCACCGCTCCGGTGCCGCCCTGCGTGGGCGGCGCGGAGTGGAAGGCCAGTATGTCGCCGCGTTGCCGCAGCAGGCGGTCGACCAGGTTCTTCAGCACCGGCAGCCCGCGGCTGTCGACGTAATCGGTGCCGCGACGGCCCTTGCCGTGGATCACCCGCACGCAACCCAGGCCGTGCTCGTGCGCGTCGCGCAGGAAGGCGCGCAGCAGCGCTTCGGCCTCGCGCACGTCGCTGCCGTGCAGGTCCAGTTCCTCCTGCGCGGAGATCTCGCCGCGGCGCAGGCGCTGGAACACCCGCGGCGGCAGTTCGTCGCGGCGGTAGGACAGGGCATCGCCGGATTCGAGTTCGCCGCCGCCGGGCAGGTGGGCGTCGAGCGCGTGCCGGAATTCCTCGCGCGCCGCCGCCTCGTCGCGCTCGGCCATGCGCGCGCGCGGCTTGGGCTTGGGCGCGCTGGGAGGCAGCGCCGCCTCGGGCAGACGCCGCACCGGACCGATCGCGGAGCGGAACAGTTCGGCGTCGTCTTCGTCGCGTTCGTCGGCCATGCGCGGATGGTAGCAAGCGCGTGCACAGCGACTTGCGAACCGGCGCCTCTAGCCTCCTGTGGGAGCGGCGTAAGCCGCGATATCCCTCCAGGGGCGATGGAACGCCCGACTAGTGCCCGTCGCCAGCCGCTCCTACCTCACAGCGACGTTCGCGGCTCTTTTCCGATCCTGGCCGCAACCGCCCCGATCGCGCCGTGCCGGTCCACGCCGCGCAGCCGCGCGGGAGCCGGTAACGCCCATCGGCTATCATGGTCGCGTGCGCCGATTCGCGCGCTTCCGGGGTTGCGCTGGACCTAGGTTCCGCCCGCTCCGGTGCCCACCCCGTTTCGAAGCAGTGCGGTAACGCAAGGGAGTCCATGCGAGTTCTCGTGAGTAACGACGATGGCGTCGACGCCCCCGGCATCCGCGTCCTGGCGCAGACCCTGCGCGAGGCCGGCCATGAAGTGCTGGTGGTCGCCCCCGACCGCGACCGTTCCGGCGCGAGCAATTCGCTGACCCTGGATGCGCCGGTGCGCGTGCACCAGCTGGACGACTCGACCTGGCGCGTGCACGGCACCCCGACCGACTGCGTCCACGTCGCCATCACCGGCATGCTCGAGGCCGAGCCCGACCTGGTGGTGTCCGGCATCAACAACACCGCCAACCTCGGCGACGATGTGATCTATTCGGGCACCGTCGCCGCGGCGATGGAAGGCCGTTTCCTGGGCCTGCCGGCGCTGGCGATGTCGCTGCAGACCGTCGACCACGACGGCAAGCACTACGAAACCGCGGCGCGCGCGGCGGTGGAAATCATCGCCCGCCTGCGCACCGACCCGCTGCCGGCCGACACCATCCTCAACGTCAACGTGCCCGATCTGCCCTGGGGCGAGATCGCCGGTTTCGAGGTCACCCGCCTGGGCAACCGCCATCGCGCCGAGGCCTGCATCCCGCAGCGCGATCCGCGCGGCCGCCAGTGGTGGTGGATCGGCGCGGCCGGTCCCGAGCAGGACGCCGGCCCGGGCACCGATTTCCACGCCCTGCGCCGCGGCTGCATTTCGATCACCCCGATCCATGTCGACCTGACCCGCTATCAGGCCCTGGACCAGGTCGCCAGCTGGGTCGGCGGGCTCGCCGCCGAGCTGGAGCGGAGCGCATGAGCGTGCGCATGCGGCTGCAGCCCGAGGCGATCGGCACCGGCATGACCTCGCAGCGCGTGCGCGACCGCCTGGTCGAGCGCCTGCGCGACAACGGCATCGGCGACGAGCGCGTACTCAACGCGATCCGCACCGTGCCGCGCCACCTGTTCGTCGACGAGGCCCTGGCCACGCGCGCCTACGAGGACACCGCGCTGCCGATCGGCCACGGCCAGACCATCTCGCAGCCCTGGGTGGTGGCGAAGATGACCGAGGCCCTGCTCGCCGACGGCGTGCCCGGCAAGGTGCTGGAGATCGGCACCGGCTCGGGCTATCAGGCCGCGATCCTGGCCGCGCTGGGCCTGGAGGTGCACACCGTCGAGCGCATCGGCGAGCTGCTGCGCACCGCGCGCAAGCGCTTCCGCCAGTTGGGCCTGAACGTGCGCAGCAAGCACGACGACGGCCGCATCGGCTGGCCCGAGAACGGCCCCTTCGACGCCATCATCGTCACCGCTGCCGCGCCGGCGCTGGTCGACGCGCTGACCGCGCAGCTGGCGCCGGGCGGCACCCTGATCGCGCCGGTCGGCGCGTCCTCATCGCAGTCGCTGCTGCAATTGCGCAAGGACGCCGACGGCAACGTCAGCCAAACCACGCTGGCGCCGGTGGTGTTCGTGCCGCTGCTGTCGGGCATGATCGATTGAGCGCGCCGCGCGACAAGGACACTGAGTGAAGATTTTCGGTCCGCTCTACGAGCGCACGCTGGCCTGGGCCGGCCACCGTCACGCCCCGGCTTACCTGACCGGCTTGAGCTTCATCGAAGCGATCATCTTTCCGGTGATGCCGGAGGTGATGCTGGCGCCGATGTGCGTGGCCCAGCCCAGGCGCGCGTTCTGGTTCGCGACCTTGAGCCTGATCGGCTCGATGGCCGGCGCGCTGGTCGGTTACGCGCTGGGGCATTACGCGTTCGAGGCCCTGAAGCCGATGTTCGCGGCGCTGGGCATGCTGGACAACATCGAGGCGGGCATCGCCACGGTGCAGGCCAAGATGGCCGAGTCGCCGTGGGCGGTGTTCACCTTCCTGGTGATCGGCGGCTTCATGCCGATTCCGATGAAGGTGTTCACCTGGGCGTCGGGCATCGTCGGCGTTCCCATGCTGCAATACGTGCTGAGCATGCTGATCGGTCGCGGCAAGCGGGTGTTCCTGCTGGCGCTGGTGATCCGGATCGGCGGGCCGCGCGCCGAGGCCGCGCTGCGTCGCTACATCGAGCCGGTGGGCTGGATCGCGACCGCGGTGGTGGTGCTCGGCATCGGTTGGCTGTGGTGGCACGCAAAGACAGGAGCATGAGCGCGCGCATGATCGATACAGGACGCAGGCCGAAAGGCACGATCAAGACGAGCACGATCACGACGGGCACGATTTTGGTGGCGCTGGCGGGTGCGCTCGCACTGGCCGCCTGTTCCAGCACCGTGACCCGCGAGCCTACGCGCGGCAGCCGCACGCCGGTGCGCGTGTCCACGCCCAAGTACGGCGCCAGCGCGGTGGTCCAGCGCGGCGACACCATGTACGGAATCGCGTTCCGCAACGGCATCGACGCGCGCGACCTGGCGGCGTGGAACGGCATCAGCGCGCCGTACACGATTTATCCGGGGCAGCGTTTGAAGCTGTATCCGGGCGGCGGCAACGCCAGCGCCGCGCGCCCGCCGGTGTCGCGCCCGGTGCCGGGCCGCCCGACCACCGTTACGCCCGCCACGGGCGCGCCGACCGCGCCGGTCGCGCGCCCGCCGGTCGCGACCGCGCCCACGCGTCCGCCGCCGGCCCCCAGCGCGCCGGTCAGCAGCGGCATCGACTGGCGCTGGCCGGCCGACGGTCAGCTGCTCAGCCGCTACGTCGCCGGCGAGCCGACCAAGCAGGGCATCGACATCGCCGGCAGCAGCGGCGCGCCGGTGCGCGCGGCCAGCGACGGCGTGGTCGTGTATTCCGGCTCGGGCCTGGTCGGTTACGGCGAGCTGATCATCATCAAGCACAACGACGCCTGGCTGTCGGCCTACGGCCACAACCGCAACCGCCTGGTCAACGAAGGCCAGCTGGTCAAGTCCGGCCAGCAGATCGCCGAAATGGGCCGCAGCGGCGCCGCCCGCGAGATGCTGCATTTCGAGGTGCGCTACAACGGCAAGCCGGTGGACCCGTTGCTGTATTTGCCGAAGAAGTAAGCGTCCTTGGCGTGGCGGCGGTCACGTACTCGCTCGGCGCGTTAGAGGCGCCCCGACACCGCCGCGTACCGGTAGTCGCCGTCGATCAGATCTAGCAGCAGCCCGCTATTGGGCGCATAGGCGATGCGAACGCGATCGCCCTGGGCGATGGTCTCGTAACAGGCTTGCGAAATCGGGAAATCCAGCGGCGCACCCGCATCGCCGTCGACGGCGACGTAGACGCGGTAGCTGACCGCGCCGCTCTCGCTGTCCTCCGTCCGGGTCCGGTCGTGCACCCGCCCCGCGCTCCATCGTTTGACGCCCTGTCGCAGATCCGCGCGCAACGCGGTCTGCTCGCCGTACAGGTGCAGCGCGAACAACAGCATGACCAAGGCGATCACGCCGAAGCCGAACAGCGACCAGAACCCATGCAGCTCGGGCGAAGCGACGACCAGGCCGATGCAGGCGGCCGCCACGGCCACGCCGCCGGCCAGCTGCAAGGCCGGGGACGTGGGCGAGAGGCGAGTGCGCAGGTAGTCGCGTTCGTGCGCGCCCAGCGCCGCATCGCCGGCGGCATCGTCGGTGCGGTGCATGCTCATGGAGCGGGGCTCGGCTCCTGTCGGCGACGACGCGGTACGTCTGTGTCGACATGGTTGCACAGCGAGCTTCGGCGCGTGTGGTCGTAACCCCAGGTGCGGTGCCCGGCGGTGTCGACGTGGATGGCGCCGCTGTCGTAGAAGCCCAGGCCGAAGCGGCGCGCGGCGCCGTGCCGGCGCCAGTAGTCGCACAGCCGCGCGCGCTTGGCCGCGTCCATCGGCGCCAGGTCGAAATCGAGGGCGGCGTTGGCCGTGTGCTTGCTGCCGTCGGCGCCGCCTTCGCAGCGGTTGAGCGCGGGTTCGCGGTAGCCCGAGCCCACGCGCGGCCGTTCAAGCAGGCCGGCCGCGCGCAGCTCCCGCACCAGGCGCAAGGTCGGCACCATCGCCGGCCATAGACGCTGCGGCGGCACCGCGAATTCTTCGGCGTGGCAACGGCGCCAGCGCCGCGCGCTGCGCAGCAGTTGCTCGGGCGGCAGCGTGTCGGCCACGCCGTGTTGGCGCAGGTAGGCGAGGTAGGCGTCGGCGGCGGGCGCGGCGGTTCGCTGCCAGCGTTGGTAGCGGTCGGCCAGGGTAGGAGGGGGCGGGGCCGGCGCGCAGGCGGCCAGCGTGGCCGCGATCCATGCTGCCAACAGCGCCCGCGGCGGGTTCACCCGGGCAGCACGAACCCGGCCACCACGCGGCGGCCTTCGCCGGCCAGCACGTTGAAGGTGCGCGCGGCGGCGGCGTTGGTCATGGTTTCCAGGCCGACGCCGCGGCTCAGGCAGGCGGCCAGGGTGGCCGGCGGCGGGAAGGCCTGGCTTGCGCCCGAACCCAGCACGATCAATTCGGGTTCCAGCGCCAGCAGCGGGGCCAGATCGTCCAGGCTGAGGCCGCGCACGTCGGTGACCGCCCAGCCCTCGATCAGGCGGTCGGGCGAGAGCACGAAACTGGCCTCCAGGCGCAGGTCGTTGACCAGGGCGGCCTGGCCGTCGGCGCCGCGCAGGAAGTAGGTGTGGTCGGGGTTTTCCAGCGTCAGTTGCATGGGGCTGGGCGTCCGGGTGGGGATACGCGGTGCATCGAGGCGGGTGGCAGGCGTTCAGGTTCGCCCGTGGCCAAGCCCGAATCCGGCGGTCAGGCCCGCGGCAGCACGATCTGACGCTTGTCCTTGCTCTGACGGTAGAGCACGGCGGTGTGGCCGATGCGCTGCACCAGGGCGGCGCCGGTGCGTTCGGCGATCTCGCCGATCATGGCGTCGCGGACCTCGCGGTCGTCTGCGCCGACCTTGACCTTGATCAGCTCGTGGTGTTCCAGGGCCAGGTCGATTTCGGCCACCAGGGCCTCGGTGATGCCCTTGCCGCCGACCTGCAGCATCGCCTTGAGGTCGTGCGCCTGTCCCCGCAGGAATCGAGTCTGGGCGGAGGTCAGGAGGGTCGACATTCGGGCACGCAACGGGGGACGGAGGGGGCGTCAGGGTATCATGGCCGCCCCCCCGCCCTCCGGCCGCCATGGCAACCCGCAGCAAGAGCAGCCAACGTTGGCTCAAGGAACACTTCTCCGACCCCTTCGTGAAGAAGGCCAAGGCGGAGGGGTTGCGCTCGCGCGCGGCCTACAAGCTGGAGGAGCTGGTCGAGCGCGACCGCCTGCTCAAGCCGGGCATGGTCGTGGTCGACCTGGGCGCGGCGCCGGGCGGCTGGTCGCAGTGGGTCCGCCAGGCCCTGGGCGACAAGGGCCGGGTGATCGCCCTGGACATTCTGGAGATGCCCGGCCTGGCCGGGGTCGAGTTCCTGCACGGCGATTTCCGTGAAGACGAGGTGCTGGCCCGGCTGGAAGCCAGCCTGGGCGGACAGGCGGTGGACCTTGTGCTGTCGGACATGGCCCCCAATATGAGCGGTGTGGATGCGGTGGACCTGCCGCGAGCGATGCACCTGTCGGAGCTGGCGATGGATTTCGCCGACCGCCATCTGCGCGTGGACGGCGCGTTCCTGATCAAGCTGTTTCAGGGCGTGGGCTTCGACGATTACGTGCGCGAACTGCGCCGGCGTTACGCCAAGGTCTCGATCCGCAAACCCGCGGCCTCGCGCAAGCGTTCGCCGGAGGTGTATGC includes:
- the ispF gene encoding 2-C-methyl-D-erythritol 2,4-cyclodiphosphate synthase, translated to MRIGQGYDVHAFGDGDHVMLGGVRVPHDRGVLAHSDGDVVLHALCDAMLGALALGDIGRHFPPSDERWRGADSRRFLRHCNELIGERGYRVGNADVTVVCERPKVGPHALAMREAIAADLGIALDAVSVKATTSEQLGFTGRGEGIAATAICLLVPA
- the truD gene encoding tRNA pseudouridine(13) synthase TruD; this encodes MSAEPVLARAHGAPVLRARIRAVAEDFQVEELPGFEPSGSGEHLLLTVEKRGMNTAFAAKRIAAWAGVGELAIGYAGLKDRHALTRQRFSVHLPKRVAPDPATLHSETESGERLRVLQSTWHAKKLPRGALAGNRFVLTLRELEGDRDAIETRLRAIAARGVPNYFGEQRFGRDGDNVANALAMFAGRRMRREQRSLLLSAARSELFNRVLAARVSAQCWDRPLDGEVWMLDGSRSVFGPEPFDDALAARLAAFDIHPSGPLWGRGELRSRDAAAQAELAALTGEDAAALRAGLEQAGLNQERRALRLQPKALAWRWLDGAAGDALELDFVLPAGAYATVVLAELGEIATLIRP
- a CDS encoding Smr/MutS family protein, producing the protein MADERDEDDAELFRSAIGPVRRLPEAALPPSAPKPKPRARMAERDEAAAREEFRHALDAHLPGGGELESGDALSYRRDELPPRVFQRLRRGEISAQEELDLHGSDVREAEALLRAFLRDAHEHGLGCVRVIHGKGRRGTDYVDSRGLPVLKNLVDRLLRQRGDILAFHSAPPTQGGTGAVLVLLAPPVRRR
- the surE gene encoding 5'/3'-nucleotidase SurE, with translation MRVLVSNDDGVDAPGIRVLAQTLREAGHEVLVVAPDRDRSGASNSLTLDAPVRVHQLDDSTWRVHGTPTDCVHVAITGMLEAEPDLVVSGINNTANLGDDVIYSGTVAAAMEGRFLGLPALAMSLQTVDHDGKHYETAARAAVEIIARLRTDPLPADTILNVNVPDLPWGEIAGFEVTRLGNRHRAEACIPQRDPRGRQWWWIGAAGPEQDAGPGTDFHALRRGCISITPIHVDLTRYQALDQVASWVGGLAAELERSA
- a CDS encoding protein-L-isoaspartate(D-aspartate) O-methyltransferase, yielding MSVRMRLQPEAIGTGMTSQRVRDRLVERLRDNGIGDERVLNAIRTVPRHLFVDEALATRAYEDTALPIGHGQTISQPWVVAKMTEALLADGVPGKVLEIGTGSGYQAAILAALGLEVHTVERIGELLRTARKRFRQLGLNVRSKHDDGRIGWPENGPFDAIIVTAAAPALVDALTAQLAPGGTLIAPVGASSSQSLLQLRKDADGNVSQTTLAPVVFVPLLSGMID
- a CDS encoding YqaA family protein, encoding MKIFGPLYERTLAWAGHRHAPAYLTGLSFIEAIIFPVMPEVMLAPMCVAQPRRAFWFATLSLIGSMAGALVGYALGHYAFEALKPMFAALGMLDNIEAGIATVQAKMAESPWAVFTFLVIGGFMPIPMKVFTWASGIVGVPMLQYVLSMLIGRGKRVFLLALVIRIGGPRAEAALRRYIEPVGWIATAVVVLGIGWLWWHAKTGA
- a CDS encoding peptidoglycan DD-metalloendopeptidase family protein, coding for MIDTGRRPKGTIKTSTITTGTILVALAGALALAACSSTVTREPTRGSRTPVRVSTPKYGASAVVQRGDTMYGIAFRNGIDARDLAAWNGISAPYTIYPGQRLKLYPGGGNASAARPPVSRPVPGRPTTVTPATGAPTAPVARPPVATAPTRPPPAPSAPVSSGIDWRWPADGQLLSRYVAGEPTKQGIDIAGSSGAPVRAASDGVVVYSGSGLVGYGELIIIKHNDAWLSAYGHNRNRLVNEGQLVKSGQQIAEMGRSGAAREMLHFEVRYNGKPVDPLLYLPKK
- a CDS encoding D-Ala-D-Ala carboxypeptidase family metallohydrolase, which encodes MAAWIAATLAACAPAPPPPTLADRYQRWQRTAAPAADAYLAYLRQHGVADTLPPEQLLRSARRWRRCHAEEFAVPPQRLWPAMVPTLRLVRELRAAGLLERPRVGSGYREPALNRCEGGADGSKHTANAALDFDLAPMDAAKRARLCDYWRRHGAARRFGLGFYDSGAIHVDTAGHRTWGYDHTRRSSLCNHVDTDVPRRRRQEPSPAP
- a CDS encoding Mth938-like domain-containing protein; this encodes MQLTLENPDHTYFLRGADGQAALVNDLRLEASFVLSPDRLIEGWAVTDVRGLSLDDLAPLLALEPELIVLGSGASQAFPPPATLAACLSRGVGLETMTNAAAARTFNVLAGEGRRVVAGFVLPG
- the yhbY gene encoding ribosome assembly RNA-binding protein YhbY — encoded protein: MSTLLTSAQTRFLRGQAHDLKAMLQVGGKGITEALVAEIDLALEHHELIKVKVGADDREVRDAMIGEIAERTGAALVQRIGHTAVLYRQSKDKRQIVLPRA
- the rlmE gene encoding 23S rRNA (uridine(2552)-2'-O)-methyltransferase RlmE — its product is MATRSKSSQRWLKEHFSDPFVKKAKAEGLRSRAAYKLEELVERDRLLKPGMVVVDLGAAPGGWSQWVRQALGDKGRVIALDILEMPGLAGVEFLHGDFREDEVLARLEASLGGQAVDLVLSDMAPNMSGVDAVDLPRAMHLSELAMDFADRHLRVDGAFLIKLFQGVGFDDYVRELRRRYAKVSIRKPAASRKRSPEVYALAQGKRAQIK